The Xenopus tropicalis strain Nigerian chromosome 7, UCB_Xtro_10.0, whole genome shotgun sequence genome includes a region encoding these proteins:
- the LOC100495331 gene encoding NXPE family member 1 isoform X1, translating into MSKTKVCSTLLIFVATFIISFTHYRILFKSLKFHYQDVKYSKQPVTPSDHEQRIIDIFSSINNKIPSVSFININHTTSAKKSKAFILDHPKEYCVGDSLTIQLDMFDYIGKKKTYGGDYLRARIFSPKLGAGASGIIKDFKNGTYHVQFKLFWEGNVQISILLMHPSEGVAALWRARNSGYKNINFNGKFLNKSKEVQTECGFHLDSQEEKCEYVAAEEYFYCIKPFGVPCDAFISMNSYNRPHAYLTELEKSLFIRSNIAAEIPQKFGSIDVLSCQRNSGKVKPKCSVGMYPPFPGGYFFNNVWHPVFCNLSTYEPHSLVDKCLSDKLIYLMGDSTIRQWIEYLPSIMKGLKFFNLHGIGWHKTHLALDMNLNTYIQWKKHGHPFVTMSFFTVKHYTSVPQEIDRLAGGPYTVIVIALGQHFRPFPITLFIRRLLNVRKAIERLFVRSPDTKVIIKSENTREVNTDVERFSDFHGYIQYLLAKDIFQGLNVGIIDAWDMTVASGSFDVHPASSVIKSQINMFLEFLC; encoded by the exons ATGTCCAAGACTAAAGTCTGTAGTACCCTTTTGATTTTTGTAGCAACTTTTATTATTAGCTTCACTCATTATCGCATATTATTCAAG TCTCTGAAATTTCATTATCAGGATGTAAAATACTCCAAGCAACCTGTTACACCTAGTGACCATGAACAAAGAATAATAGACATATTCAGTTCTATAAACAACAAAATCCCCAGTGTTTCATTCATAAATATTAACCATACAACCAGTGCTAAGAAAAGCAAAGCTTTCATTTTAGATCACCCGAAAGAGTACTGTGTTGGAGACTCTTTAACTATCCAGCTTGATATGTTTGATTATATTGGTAAAAAGAAGACTTATGGAGGAGATTACTTAAGAGCAAGAATTTTTTCACCAAAACTTGGAGCTGGAGCTTCTGGAAtaataaaagattttaaaaatggaaCATACCATGTGCAGTTTAAACTGTTCTGGGAAGGGAACGTACAAATATCCATATTGCTGATGCATCCTAGTGAAGGAGTGGCAGCTTTATGGAGAGCAAGAAATTCAGGTTATAAAAACATTAATTTCAATGGAAAATTTCTTAATAAGTCTAAGGAAGTACAGACAGAATGTGGATTTCATTTGGACTCACAAGAAGAAAAATGTGAATATGTTGCAGCTGAAGAATACTTTTACTGCATCAAACCCTTTGGAGTACCATGTGACGCATTCATTTCAATGAACAGCTACAACCGACCCCACGCTTACCTCACTGAATTGGAGAAAAGTCTGTTTATTAG ATCAAACATTGCTGCAGAAATTCCACAGAAATTTGGAAGCATTGATGTTTTAAGCTGTCAAA GAAACAGTGGAAAAGTAAAGCCAAAATGTTCAGTTGGAATGTATCCACCATTCCCAGGtggttatttttttaacaatgtttgGCATCCTGTGTTCTGCAACCTTTCCACATATGAACCACACTCTCTTGTGGACAAATGTTTGTCTGATAAACTAATTTATCTTATGGGAGATTCAACCATTCGACAGTGGATTGAATATTTACCAAGCATTATGAAAG GTCTGAAATTTTTTAATCTTCATGGAATAGGCTGGCATAAGACCCATTTAGCTCTGGACATGAACTTAAATACTTATATTCAATGGAAAAAGCATGGACACCCATTTGTAACTATGAGCTTCTTTACAGTAAAACATTATACTTCTGTCCCTCAAGAAATTGACAGACTTGCAGGAGGCCCATACACTGTTATTGTCATTGCTCTTGGACAACACTTCAGACCTTTTCCTATTACCCTGTTTATCAGAAGACTTCTTAATGTGCGCAAAGCCATAGAACGACTTTTTGTTCGTAGTCCTGATACAAAGGTCATAATCAAATCTGAAAACACTAGAGAAGTAAACACAGATGTGGAGAGATTCAGTGACTTTCATGGCTACATCCAATATCTGTTGGCAAAGGACATCTTCCAAGGACTGAATGTAGGAATCATTGATGCATGGGACATGACAGTTGCTTCAGGGTCTTTTGATGTTCATCCAGCATCATCAGTTATTAAAAgtcaaataaacatgtttttggaGTTTTTATGTTAA
- the LOC100495331 gene encoding NXPE family member 1 isoform X2 yields the protein MSKTKVCSTLLIFVATFIISFTHYRILFKDVKYSKQPVTPSDHEQRIIDIFSSINNKIPSVSFININHTTSAKKSKAFILDHPKEYCVGDSLTIQLDMFDYIGKKKTYGGDYLRARIFSPKLGAGASGIIKDFKNGTYHVQFKLFWEGNVQISILLMHPSEGVAALWRARNSGYKNINFNGKFLNKSKEVQTECGFHLDSQEEKCEYVAAEEYFYCIKPFGVPCDAFISMNSYNRPHAYLTELEKSLFIRSNIAAEIPQKFGSIDVLSCQRNSGKVKPKCSVGMYPPFPGGYFFNNVWHPVFCNLSTYEPHSLVDKCLSDKLIYLMGDSTIRQWIEYLPSIMKGLKFFNLHGIGWHKTHLALDMNLNTYIQWKKHGHPFVTMSFFTVKHYTSVPQEIDRLAGGPYTVIVIALGQHFRPFPITLFIRRLLNVRKAIERLFVRSPDTKVIIKSENTREVNTDVERFSDFHGYIQYLLAKDIFQGLNVGIIDAWDMTVASGSFDVHPASSVIKSQINMFLEFLC from the exons ATGTCCAAGACTAAAGTCTGTAGTACCCTTTTGATTTTTGTAGCAACTTTTATTATTAGCTTCACTCATTATCGCATATTATTCAAG GATGTAAAATACTCCAAGCAACCTGTTACACCTAGTGACCATGAACAAAGAATAATAGACATATTCAGTTCTATAAACAACAAAATCCCCAGTGTTTCATTCATAAATATTAACCATACAACCAGTGCTAAGAAAAGCAAAGCTTTCATTTTAGATCACCCGAAAGAGTACTGTGTTGGAGACTCTTTAACTATCCAGCTTGATATGTTTGATTATATTGGTAAAAAGAAGACTTATGGAGGAGATTACTTAAGAGCAAGAATTTTTTCACCAAAACTTGGAGCTGGAGCTTCTGGAAtaataaaagattttaaaaatggaaCATACCATGTGCAGTTTAAACTGTTCTGGGAAGGGAACGTACAAATATCCATATTGCTGATGCATCCTAGTGAAGGAGTGGCAGCTTTATGGAGAGCAAGAAATTCAGGTTATAAAAACATTAATTTCAATGGAAAATTTCTTAATAAGTCTAAGGAAGTACAGACAGAATGTGGATTTCATTTGGACTCACAAGAAGAAAAATGTGAATATGTTGCAGCTGAAGAATACTTTTACTGCATCAAACCCTTTGGAGTACCATGTGACGCATTCATTTCAATGAACAGCTACAACCGACCCCACGCTTACCTCACTGAATTGGAGAAAAGTCTGTTTATTAG ATCAAACATTGCTGCAGAAATTCCACAGAAATTTGGAAGCATTGATGTTTTAAGCTGTCAAA GAAACAGTGGAAAAGTAAAGCCAAAATGTTCAGTTGGAATGTATCCACCATTCCCAGGtggttatttttttaacaatgtttgGCATCCTGTGTTCTGCAACCTTTCCACATATGAACCACACTCTCTTGTGGACAAATGTTTGTCTGATAAACTAATTTATCTTATGGGAGATTCAACCATTCGACAGTGGATTGAATATTTACCAAGCATTATGAAAG GTCTGAAATTTTTTAATCTTCATGGAATAGGCTGGCATAAGACCCATTTAGCTCTGGACATGAACTTAAATACTTATATTCAATGGAAAAAGCATGGACACCCATTTGTAACTATGAGCTTCTTTACAGTAAAACATTATACTTCTGTCCCTCAAGAAATTGACAGACTTGCAGGAGGCCCATACACTGTTATTGTCATTGCTCTTGGACAACACTTCAGACCTTTTCCTATTACCCTGTTTATCAGAAGACTTCTTAATGTGCGCAAAGCCATAGAACGACTTTTTGTTCGTAGTCCTGATACAAAGGTCATAATCAAATCTGAAAACACTAGAGAAGTAAACACAGATGTGGAGAGATTCAGTGACTTTCATGGCTACATCCAATATCTGTTGGCAAAGGACATCTTCCAAGGACTGAATGTAGGAATCATTGATGCATGGGACATGACAGTTGCTTCAGGGTCTTTTGATGTTCATCCAGCATCATCAGTTATTAAAAgtcaaataaacatgtttttggaGTTTTTATGTTAA